The nucleotide sequence ATGGCGTTGCGGATCTTCGCCTTGTCGCGGCCGGAGGTCGGCTTGAGCACGACTCGCGACTCGCCGGCGTAGACCACCAGTGAAACCCGGTCTTGATCACGCAACTGATCCACCAGCAGTTTGAGGGTGCTTTTCACCATCGGCAGGCCTTCGCGGCGATCCATGGAGCCGGAAACATCCACCAGGAACACCAGATTGGCCGGCGCCAGATTCGCCACCGCACGGTCGGAAGCCTTGATGCCGATGCGCAGCAGGCGGGTGTGGGGATTCCACGGCGTCGCCGCGACTTCGGTGGTCAGGCCAAAGGGCGAGCCGTCGCTAGGCAACACGTAGTCGTAAGGGAAATAGTTGACCATTTCCTCCAGTCGTACAGCACCTTCGGGCGGCAGGCGACCTTGGTTGAGGAAACGCCGGACATTGGCATAACTGCCGGTGTCGACGTCGACACTGAAGGTCGACACCGGTGTTTCGGCGACGCTGTGGACCGGGTTGTCCGGCAGCTGTTGATACTGCTCGCGAGACTCGGCGCGGTATGGCGCGACCACGCCGTCGTGCATGACCACAGAAGCGGGCATTGGCGCCGCGACGAGCATTCTCTTGAGCCCGCCACTCTGTACCTGAACGGACTCGCTGTGCACGTGCGGCGCAGCGACAGTGTCGCGAGCTTTAGCCTCATCACGGGACGAAGACAACCCACACCCGGCAAGCGCCACCAGCAAGGTAACGGCAAAGCCTTGGGTGGCGGGGCGCAGTAGCAGAAGAGAATGGGACATGGGCTGAACCTCGTGAGTGAATGATGCGTTCACAAGGTCAGACGCAAGCGCGGCGTGATTCGGGTTTTCCGAAGGGAACAGATTTGATCCAGCGCGATCCGTCCCCTTCTGAAAATAAGCCCTTTCAAGGTCTTTGAGGTCACGCAGCAAGCTGAAGAGCTGTTTTGATCTGAAGTGGAGGGGTCTTTTGTGTGTGGCTTGAGATCCCCCTCACCCCAACCCTCTCCCCAGAGGGGCGAGGGGGCTGATCGGGAGATATTGGCGGTTTACATCGACCTGACAGATCGGCTTTGAATCCGTAATCAAAAACGATTTTTCAGGTCGCCCATTTTCTCAGCACACTTCGGTCAACTGCCTCAGGGCGGTCCAACGTTTCGGGAGGGTTAGGGGCGGATCTCAAGCCCGCCCCTTATCGCACTGCCAACCGCATTTTAAACGGCACATGCAGACCGTCATCGCGACAGCTCGGTATCAATTCAATGCGACTGGTTTTTCAAAGGCCTTGAAAGGGTTGCTTCTGAAAATCAGTCCGTACCGTACTTCGGCGAACGCGGCCCGTACAAGATCCCGGTGCGTTGGCCGGCCGACAGCAGGCGCGCACCGGTGATACCGGCAATCGGATGCGCCGCGTCGGTGGAACTGTTGATCACTTGCTTGACCGCCGCCGTGATCAGCATGCCCACCAGGCCGCCACCATTGCTGTTGCCTTCCTCGCTGGAGGCCCGCGCCGAACCGGTCCACAGCGTGGTGCCGGTGCGCAGGTCCACCAGTTTGGCCGAAGCCGTCACTGCGGTGTCACTGGTGATCAGCATGTACTTGGTGCCGTATTCGCTGACGGTGATGTACAGCGCCGAATCAGCCCCGAAAATCTCATGCAGCTTGCCCGGTGGGAGCGCCTGGATGTCGTTCGGGGTGGTCAGGCCGTTCTGGCGGAAGGTTTCGTCGACCAGTGCAATTGGCAACACGTAGTAGCCAGCTTCCGCCAACGGGTAGGTCACCTGCGACATCAGGCTGTAGGACGCCTGCACTTCCGGGGATTCGTTGATCGGTGGCAACACCAGGATCGACTTCGGCCGCGACTGCTTGAACGCCGAGTAATCAACCGTCTTGGGCGCGGCACAACCGCCCAGCAACGCCAGGGCCAGCAAGGCCCCGGTAAGTTTCAACAGTCTCATTTCTTCACCTCGGGGGCCTTGGCGTTCTTCAGCAGGAAGTCCATGTAGGCGGCGGACTCGGGGAACAGCGCCTTCTCGGTGCGGAACTGCTGCACCATCTGATCATCCTTGCCCATGCTCAGGTACAGCATGCCCAGGTGCGCGTGATAACCCGGCGGGGCCTGGCGACCACTGGCGTTGATCTTTTGCAGATCCCGCTCCAGCGCTTCGACCTGGGCTTCCTTGGGCTCACCCTTGAAATATTCATAAACCTGCGGCTGATAGCTTTCCCACTGATACAGCGGCTTGGGTGCCGTCTGGCACCCGGCGACCACTGCCATTGCTGTCAGCATCAGCGCCAACTTCACTGCCTTGCTCATCCGTGTACTGCTCCTTGAAAACAATTAAATCAGTTGCGCGGGTTCCAGGCGCCGGCATTGATGCCGTCGACCAGGCGATTGATCGCTTCGCGCATGGCCAGGTCCAGGACCTTGCCATTGAGGGTGGAGTCGTAGCTGGCGGTGCCGCCGAAGCCGACCACTTCGCGGTTCGACAGTGCGTATTCACCGGCGCCCTGGGTGGAATACACCACTTCCGAAGTACTGATGTTGACGATGTTCAGGTTGACCTTGGCGTAGGCCACCTGGGTCTTACCACGGCCGAGAATGCCGAACAGCTGGCGATCACCGGTTTCTTTACGGCCGAACTCGGTCACATCGCCGGTCACCACGAAATCAGCGCCCTTGAGCTTCTGTGCAGTGCCTTTGATTTTCGCTTCCTGGGAGATTTCGCCCATGTTGTCGCGGTCCAGCACGCTGAAGCGGTTGGTCTGCTGCAAGTGGGTGATCAGGATCGTCTTGGCCTGACCGCCGAGGCGATCCACGCCATCGGAAAAGATCCCACGCATGTAGCTGGAGCGGTTGTCGAACTTGCCCACGGCAATCGGTACGCGCACACCGGAATAGACCACGCCGGCGCTGGCGACTTTCTCGACCTGCAG is from Pseudomonas mucidolens and encodes:
- a CDS encoding DUF799 domain-containing protein, yielding MRLLKLTGALLALALLGGCAAPKTVDYSAFKQSRPKSILVLPPINESPEVQASYSLMSQVTYPLAEAGYYVLPIALVDETFRQNGLTTPNDIQALPPGKLHEIFGADSALYITVSEYGTKYMLITSDTAVTASAKLVDLRTGTTLWTGSARASSEEGNSNGGGLVGMLITAAVKQVINSSTDAAHPIAGITGARLLSAGQRTGILYGPRSPKYGTD
- a CDS encoding DUF4810 domain-containing protein, giving the protein MSKAVKLALMLTAMAVVAGCQTAPKPLYQWESYQPQVYEYFKGEPKEAQVEALERDLQKINASGRQAPPGYHAHLGMLYLSMGKDDQMVQQFRTEKALFPESAAYMDFLLKNAKAPEVKK
- a CDS encoding CsgG/HfaB family protein translates to MKTLFKTLLSGLAGAALLTLAGCAATESSRALQVEKVASAGVVYSGVRVPIAVGKFDNRSSYMRGIFSDGVDRLGGQAKTILITHLQQTNRFSVLDRDNMGEISQEAKIKGTAQKLKGADFVVTGDVTEFGRKETGDRQLFGILGRGKTQVAYAKVNLNIVNISTSEVVYSTQGAGEYALSNREVVGFGGTASYDSTLNGKVLDLAMREAINRLVDGINAGAWNPRN